In Oncorhynchus tshawytscha isolate Ot180627B unplaced genomic scaffold, Otsh_v2.0 Un_contig_107_pilon_pilon, whole genome shotgun sequence, one genomic interval encodes:
- the abcb5 gene encoding ATP-dependent translocase ABCB1 isoform X1, with product MGREDGDMPDSLPTIPEEVFAKGYPNLAFHEDKKPQERMTEGQPTVDTECKPKKGLGRKKKEPAKAVGFFQLFRYATGCEVLLMIIGLLCAALHGIALPLMCVVFGQMTDSFVQSGQQLNLTANFTVEEISALLNSTDGCIQIPGVDIEALMTRHAYYFIGIGCAVFLLGTFQVMLFLLTATKQTKRIREKYFHAILHQQMSWFDTHQIGVLNVRLTDDINTINEGLGDKICVFVQFFCTFLSGFIIGFIFGWKLTLVILAVSPLLAGSAAVWSKILATLTSKELSAYAKAGAVAEEILVAIRTVVAFNGQKKAVERYERNLEEAKNFGIKKAITTNVSMGFTQFVIFGTYALAFWYGTKLSVDEPENYTIGKTITVFFSVMIGAFSLGQGAPNLEAIAKARGAAYEVYNTIDQPRPIDSSSKEGHKPDCVKGDIEFKNIHFSYPSRKDVKILQGVNLTVPRGKTIALVGASGCGKSTTIQLLQRFYDPDSGEITLDGRDIRTLNVKWLRENMGIVSQEPVLFGTTIAENIRYGREDATDEDIERAVREANAYDFISKLPDKLNTMVGERGAQLSGGQKQRIAIARALVKNPKILLLDEATSALDTQSESVVQAALDKARAGRTTIVIAHRLSTIRTADVIAGFSNGEVVEQGTHRELMAKKGVYYSLVMQQSQGKPEEDEEDPVEEDNPPKYEDLDSVLYDSSDMDELEVGNEEGIENGGFEKNSISSGRVEMKTTRRKSKKDKKKEKKPDEAPDIPFTRILALNKPEWPYMLVGTLSSLVGGAVYPCVAIIFAKIIGVFSEVDPEVKRQKTMMFSLLFLLIGGVAFVTYFLKGYMFGKSGELLTMRLRRQVFHAMMRQEIGWFDDNNNAVGVLTTRLATDASLVKGATGSRLGLATNTVCALTIAIVVAFIHSWQLTLLILACVPFLIGANFIQMRAMAGHASKDQGALEQSGKISTETVENFKTVVGLTREDVFFHKFMDSLERPYQNGLVKAPIYGLTFAVAQAIPYMVNAAIFRFGSWLIAHCHTEYENVFLVFSVIIFAAMNIGESASFAPDFAKAKAAAGRILGLLEKKPEIDIYSEEGEKPTDFVGDIEFRGIHFAYPTRQNVRVLQGLNVSVGPGQTLALVGESGCGKSTSIQLLERFYSPAEGQVLVDGLDTKTLNLSWLRSQLGLVSQEPILFDCSISENIQYGDNSREVSQDEIEEAAKNANIHDFIMGLPEKYNTRVGDKGTQMSGGQKQRIAIARALVRQPKVLLLDEATSALDTESEKIVQQALDAARQGRTCIVIAHRLSTIQNADQIAVIQYGQVTEQGTHTDLMAKGGAYYALVNAQVNH from the exons atggggagagaggatggggacaTGCCAGACTCTCTACCAACCATCCCTGAGG AGGTATTTGCAAAAGGCTACCCCAACCTGGCCTTCCATGAGGATAAGAAGCCTCAGGAGCGGATGACAGAGGGGCAGCCAACCGTTGACACGGAATGCAAGCCAAAGAAGGGCCTCGG AAGGAAGAAAAAAGAACCAGCCAAAGCAGTGGGATTTTTCCAGTTG TTCCGCTACGCTACTGGTTGTGAGGTGCTCCTGATGATAATCGGCCTGCTATGTGCTGCCCTCCACGGGATAGCCCTGCCCCttatgtgtgttgtgtttggACAGATGACCGACAGCTTTGTACAAAGTGGACAGCAGCTCAACCTTACAG CCAATTTCACTGTGGAGGAGATCAGCGCTTTATTGAACTCAACTGACGGATGTATTCAAATTCCTGGAGTTGATATAGAGGCTCTAATGACTCG ACATGCCTATTACTTCATTGGGATCGGTTGTGCTGTGTTCCTGCTGGGGACCTTTCAGGTGATGTTGTTCTTGTTGACAGCCACCAAACAGACCAAACGGATCCGGGAGAAATACTTCCATGCCATCCTCCACCAACAGATGTCCTGGTTTGATACACACCAGATAGGAGTTCTCAACGTCAGGTTAACAGA TGACATCAACACAATCAACGAAGGCCTTGGAGACAAGATCTGTGTGTTCGTGCAGTTCTTCTGCACCTTCTTGTCAGGGTTCATCATTGGTTTCATCTTCGGCTGGAAGCTAACCCTCGTCATCCTGGCCGTCAGTCCTCTCCTGGCAGGATCTGCTGCCGTCTGGTCCAAA ATACTTGCCACTCTGACCAGTAAGGAGCTGTCTGCCTATGCCAAAGCGGGGGCGGTAGCTGAAGAGATACTGGTGGCTATCAGGACAGTTGTGGCTTTCAATGGACAGAAGAAAGCTGTGGAAAG GTATGAAAGAAACTTGGAGGAGGCTAAAAACTTTGGAATAAAGAAGGCCATCACCACTAACGTGTCCATGGGCTTCACCCAGTTTGTCATATTTGGGACGTACGCCTTGGCTTTCTGGTACGGGACCAAGCTCTCTGTAGACGAGCCTGAAAACTACACCATTGGAAAAACCATTACA GTCTTCTTCTCAGTGATGATTGGGGCGTTCTCTTTGGGCCAGGGTGCGCCTAACTTGGAAGCCATCGCCAAAGCCCGGGGTGCTGCCTATGAAGTCTACAATACCATTGACCAG CCGCGGCCCATAGACAGCAGTTCAAAGGAAGGTCACAAACCAGACTGTGTGAAAGGAGACATTGAATTCAAGAACATCCACTTCAGCTACCCCTCCAGGAAAGATGTCAAA ATTCTTCAAGGAGTGAATCTGACAGTGCCTCGTGGGAAGACCATAGCTCTGGTTGGAGCCAGTGGATGTGGGAAGAGCACCACCATTCAGCTACTGCAGCGCTTTTATGATCCAGACTCAGGAGAG ATTACCCTGGATGGTCGGGACATCCGGACCCTGAATGTGAAGTGGCTGAGGGAGAATATGGGTATCGTCAGTCAGGAACCTGTGCTATTCGGAACAACCATTGCAGAAAACATCCGCTATGGCAGAGAGGATGCCACAGATGAGGACATCGAACGGGCCGTGAGGGAGGCCAACGCGTACGACTTCATCTCCAAACTCCCCGAT AAGCTGAACACCATGGTGGGGGAGCGGGGAGCCCAGCTCAGTGGAGGACAGAAGCAGAGGATAGCTATCGcccgggccctggtcaaaaaccCGAAGATCCTCCTGCTGGACGAGGCCACCTCCGCCCTGGACACCCAGAGTGAGTCGGTCGTTCAGGCCGCTCTGGATAAG GCCAGAGCGGGCCGCACCACAATAGTGATCGCCCACCGCCTGTCCACCATCAGAACAGCTGACGTGATCGCTGGCTTCAGCAACGGAGAGGTGGTGGagcagggaacacacagggaactcATGGCCAAGAAGGGGGTTTACTACTCTCTGGTCATGCAGCAG AGTCAAGGGAAGccagaggaagatgaagaggacCCTGTGGAAGAGGATAACCCTCCTAAATATGAGGATCTGGATTCTGTCCTATATGACTCATCTGACATGGATGAGCTGGAAGTGGGAAACGAGGAAGGAATAGAAAACGGTGGCTTTGAAAAGAACTCAATCAGCAGCGGCCGTGTGGAAATGAAGACTACCAGGAGGAAATCTAAGAAGGACAAGAAG AAGGAAAAGAAACCAGATGAAGCTCCAGACATCCCGTTCACCAGAATCCTGGCCTTGAACAAGCCCGAGTGGCCGTACATGTTGGTAGGAACCCTGTCTAGCTTGGTGGGGGGAGCCGTTTATCCCTGTGTCGCCATCATCTTCGCCAAGATCATTGGA GTGTTTTCCGAGGTTGACCCGGAAGTCAAACGACAGAAAACCATGATGTTTTCCCTGCTCTTCCTTCTCATCGGAGGAGTGGCTTTTGTCACCTACTTCCTAAAG GGTTACATGTTTGGAAAATCAGGAGAGCTTCTTACCATGAGGCTGAGGAGGCAGGTATTCCATGCCATGATGAGACAG GAGATTGGATGGTTTGATGACAACAACAATGCAGTGGGAGTTCTAACCACCAGATTGGCCACCGATGCATCCCTGGTTAAAGGG GCGACTGGGTCTAGGTTGGGTCTGGCCACCAACACAGTCTGTGCTCTCACCATCGCCATTGTGGTGGCCTTCATCCACAGCTGGCAGCTCACCCTCCTCATCCTCGCCTGTGTGCCCTTCCTCATTGGAGCCAACTTCATTCAGATGAGGGCCATGGCAGGCCACGCCTCCAAAGACCAGGGTGCCCTGGAGCAGTCTGGGAAG ATATCTACAGAGACTGTTGAAAACTTCAAGACAGTTGTTGGATTGACACGGGAGGACGTCTTCTTTCACAAGTTCATGGACAGTCTAGAAAGACCATACCA GAACGGTTTGGTGAAGGCTCCCATCTACGGACTAACATTTGCCGTTGCCCAAGCAATCCCTTACATGGTCAATGCTGCAATCTTCCGCTTTGGGTCCTGGCTTATTGCTCACTGTCACACAGAATATGAAAATGTTTTCCT TGTGTTTTCTGTGATCATATTTGCTGCCATGAATATAGGAGAATCAGCATCTTTTGCTCCTGACTTTGCCAAAGCGAAAGCAGCTGCAGGGAGAATTCTTGGCTTGTTGGAGAAGAAACCAGAGATTGACATTTacagtgaggagggagagaagccA ACGGACTTTGTCGGGGACATTGAGTTCCGAGGGATCCACTTTGCGTACCCGACCCGTCAGAACGTGAGGGTTCTCCAGGGGTTGAACGTGTCAGTGGGGCCTGGTCAGACCCTGGCCCTGGTCGGGGAGAGTGGCTGTGGTAAAAGCACCTCCATACAACTACTGGAGCGCTTCTATAGCCCTGCTGAAGGACAAGTG TTAGTGGATGGGTTGGATACTAAGACCCTGAACCTGTCGTGGCTGAGGTCTCAGCTGGGCCTGGTGTCCCAGGAGCCCATCCTGTTCGACTGCAGCATCTCAGAGAACATCCAGTACGGGGACAACAGCAGAGAGGTCTCCCAGGATGAGATAGAGGAGGCAGCCAAGAACGCCAACATCCACGACTTCATCATGGGCCTGCCAGAg aAATACAATACCAGGGTTGGGGACAAGGGGACCCAGATGTCTGGAGGTCAGAAACAGAGGATAGCCATCGCCAGAGCACTGGTCAGGCAGCCTAAAGTACTGCTGCTGGATGAAGCCACTTCCGCCCTggacacagagagtgagaag attGTCCAACAGGCTTTAGACGCCGCCCGGCAGGGCCGCACCTGCATCGTGATCGCCCACCGCCTGTCTACCATTCAGAACGCAGACCAGATAGCAGTAATTCAGTATGGTCAGGTGACAGAGCAGGGTACACATACTGACCTCATGGCTAAAGGGGGGGCTTACTATGCCCTGGTCAACGCACAGGTCAACCACTAA
- the abcb5 gene encoding ATP-dependent translocase ABCB1 isoform X2, whose product MGREDGDMPDSLPTIPEEVFAKGYPNLAFHEDKKPQERMTEGQPTVDTECKPKKGLGRKKKEPAKAVGFFQLFRYATGCEVLLMIIGLLCAALHGIALPLMCVVFGQMTDSFVQSGQQLNLTANFTVEEISALLNSTDGCIQIPGVDIEALMTRHAYYFIGIGCAVFLLGTFQVMLFLLTATKQTKRIREKYFHAILHQQMSWFDTHQIGVLNVRLTDDINTINEGLGDKICVFVQFFCTFLSGFIIGFIFGWKLTLVILAVSPLLAGSAAVWSKILATLTSKELSAYAKAGAVAEEILVAIRTVVAFNGQKKAVERYERNLEEAKNFGIKKAITTNVSMGFTQFVIFGTYALAFWYGTKLSVDEPENYTIGKTITVFFSVMIGAFSLGQGAPNLEAIAKARGAAYEVYNTIDQPRPIDSSSKEGHKPDCVKGDIEFKNIHFSYPSRKDVKILQGVNLTVPRGKTIALVGASGCGKSTTIQLLQRFYDPDSGEITLDGRDIRTLNVKWLRENMGIVSQEPVLFGTTIAENIRYGREDATDEDIERAVREANAYDFISKLPDKLNTMVGERGAQLSGGQKQRIAIARALVKNPKILLLDEATSALDTQSESVVQAALDKARAGRTTIVIAHRLSTIRTADVIAGFSNGEVVEQGTHRELMAKKGVYYSLVMQQSQGKPEEDEEDPVEEDNPPKYEDLDSVLYDSSDMDELEVGNEEGIENGGFEKNSISSGRVEMKTTRRKSKKDKKEKKPDEAPDIPFTRILALNKPEWPYMLVGTLSSLVGGAVYPCVAIIFAKIIGVFSEVDPEVKRQKTMMFSLLFLLIGGVAFVTYFLKGYMFGKSGELLTMRLRRQVFHAMMRQEIGWFDDNNNAVGVLTTRLATDASLVKGATGSRLGLATNTVCALTIAIVVAFIHSWQLTLLILACVPFLIGANFIQMRAMAGHASKDQGALEQSGKISTETVENFKTVVGLTREDVFFHKFMDSLERPYQNGLVKAPIYGLTFAVAQAIPYMVNAAIFRFGSWLIAHCHTEYENVFLVFSVIIFAAMNIGESASFAPDFAKAKAAAGRILGLLEKKPEIDIYSEEGEKPTDFVGDIEFRGIHFAYPTRQNVRVLQGLNVSVGPGQTLALVGESGCGKSTSIQLLERFYSPAEGQVLVDGLDTKTLNLSWLRSQLGLVSQEPILFDCSISENIQYGDNSREVSQDEIEEAAKNANIHDFIMGLPEKYNTRVGDKGTQMSGGQKQRIAIARALVRQPKVLLLDEATSALDTESEKIVQQALDAARQGRTCIVIAHRLSTIQNADQIAVIQYGQVTEQGTHTDLMAKGGAYYALVNAQVNH is encoded by the exons atggggagagaggatggggacaTGCCAGACTCTCTACCAACCATCCCTGAGG AGGTATTTGCAAAAGGCTACCCCAACCTGGCCTTCCATGAGGATAAGAAGCCTCAGGAGCGGATGACAGAGGGGCAGCCAACCGTTGACACGGAATGCAAGCCAAAGAAGGGCCTCGG AAGGAAGAAAAAAGAACCAGCCAAAGCAGTGGGATTTTTCCAGTTG TTCCGCTACGCTACTGGTTGTGAGGTGCTCCTGATGATAATCGGCCTGCTATGTGCTGCCCTCCACGGGATAGCCCTGCCCCttatgtgtgttgtgtttggACAGATGACCGACAGCTTTGTACAAAGTGGACAGCAGCTCAACCTTACAG CCAATTTCACTGTGGAGGAGATCAGCGCTTTATTGAACTCAACTGACGGATGTATTCAAATTCCTGGAGTTGATATAGAGGCTCTAATGACTCG ACATGCCTATTACTTCATTGGGATCGGTTGTGCTGTGTTCCTGCTGGGGACCTTTCAGGTGATGTTGTTCTTGTTGACAGCCACCAAACAGACCAAACGGATCCGGGAGAAATACTTCCATGCCATCCTCCACCAACAGATGTCCTGGTTTGATACACACCAGATAGGAGTTCTCAACGTCAGGTTAACAGA TGACATCAACACAATCAACGAAGGCCTTGGAGACAAGATCTGTGTGTTCGTGCAGTTCTTCTGCACCTTCTTGTCAGGGTTCATCATTGGTTTCATCTTCGGCTGGAAGCTAACCCTCGTCATCCTGGCCGTCAGTCCTCTCCTGGCAGGATCTGCTGCCGTCTGGTCCAAA ATACTTGCCACTCTGACCAGTAAGGAGCTGTCTGCCTATGCCAAAGCGGGGGCGGTAGCTGAAGAGATACTGGTGGCTATCAGGACAGTTGTGGCTTTCAATGGACAGAAGAAAGCTGTGGAAAG GTATGAAAGAAACTTGGAGGAGGCTAAAAACTTTGGAATAAAGAAGGCCATCACCACTAACGTGTCCATGGGCTTCACCCAGTTTGTCATATTTGGGACGTACGCCTTGGCTTTCTGGTACGGGACCAAGCTCTCTGTAGACGAGCCTGAAAACTACACCATTGGAAAAACCATTACA GTCTTCTTCTCAGTGATGATTGGGGCGTTCTCTTTGGGCCAGGGTGCGCCTAACTTGGAAGCCATCGCCAAAGCCCGGGGTGCTGCCTATGAAGTCTACAATACCATTGACCAG CCGCGGCCCATAGACAGCAGTTCAAAGGAAGGTCACAAACCAGACTGTGTGAAAGGAGACATTGAATTCAAGAACATCCACTTCAGCTACCCCTCCAGGAAAGATGTCAAA ATTCTTCAAGGAGTGAATCTGACAGTGCCTCGTGGGAAGACCATAGCTCTGGTTGGAGCCAGTGGATGTGGGAAGAGCACCACCATTCAGCTACTGCAGCGCTTTTATGATCCAGACTCAGGAGAG ATTACCCTGGATGGTCGGGACATCCGGACCCTGAATGTGAAGTGGCTGAGGGAGAATATGGGTATCGTCAGTCAGGAACCTGTGCTATTCGGAACAACCATTGCAGAAAACATCCGCTATGGCAGAGAGGATGCCACAGATGAGGACATCGAACGGGCCGTGAGGGAGGCCAACGCGTACGACTTCATCTCCAAACTCCCCGAT AAGCTGAACACCATGGTGGGGGAGCGGGGAGCCCAGCTCAGTGGAGGACAGAAGCAGAGGATAGCTATCGcccgggccctggtcaaaaaccCGAAGATCCTCCTGCTGGACGAGGCCACCTCCGCCCTGGACACCCAGAGTGAGTCGGTCGTTCAGGCCGCTCTGGATAAG GCCAGAGCGGGCCGCACCACAATAGTGATCGCCCACCGCCTGTCCACCATCAGAACAGCTGACGTGATCGCTGGCTTCAGCAACGGAGAGGTGGTGGagcagggaacacacagggaactcATGGCCAAGAAGGGGGTTTACTACTCTCTGGTCATGCAGCAG AGTCAAGGGAAGccagaggaagatgaagaggacCCTGTGGAAGAGGATAACCCTCCTAAATATGAGGATCTGGATTCTGTCCTATATGACTCATCTGACATGGATGAGCTGGAAGTGGGAAACGAGGAAGGAATAGAAAACGGTGGCTTTGAAAAGAACTCAATCAGCAGCGGCCGTGTGGAAATGAAGACTACCAGGAGGAAATCTAAGAAGGACAAGAAG GAAAAGAAACCAGATGAAGCTCCAGACATCCCGTTCACCAGAATCCTGGCCTTGAACAAGCCCGAGTGGCCGTACATGTTGGTAGGAACCCTGTCTAGCTTGGTGGGGGGAGCCGTTTATCCCTGTGTCGCCATCATCTTCGCCAAGATCATTGGA GTGTTTTCCGAGGTTGACCCGGAAGTCAAACGACAGAAAACCATGATGTTTTCCCTGCTCTTCCTTCTCATCGGAGGAGTGGCTTTTGTCACCTACTTCCTAAAG GGTTACATGTTTGGAAAATCAGGAGAGCTTCTTACCATGAGGCTGAGGAGGCAGGTATTCCATGCCATGATGAGACAG GAGATTGGATGGTTTGATGACAACAACAATGCAGTGGGAGTTCTAACCACCAGATTGGCCACCGATGCATCCCTGGTTAAAGGG GCGACTGGGTCTAGGTTGGGTCTGGCCACCAACACAGTCTGTGCTCTCACCATCGCCATTGTGGTGGCCTTCATCCACAGCTGGCAGCTCACCCTCCTCATCCTCGCCTGTGTGCCCTTCCTCATTGGAGCCAACTTCATTCAGATGAGGGCCATGGCAGGCCACGCCTCCAAAGACCAGGGTGCCCTGGAGCAGTCTGGGAAG ATATCTACAGAGACTGTTGAAAACTTCAAGACAGTTGTTGGATTGACACGGGAGGACGTCTTCTTTCACAAGTTCATGGACAGTCTAGAAAGACCATACCA GAACGGTTTGGTGAAGGCTCCCATCTACGGACTAACATTTGCCGTTGCCCAAGCAATCCCTTACATGGTCAATGCTGCAATCTTCCGCTTTGGGTCCTGGCTTATTGCTCACTGTCACACAGAATATGAAAATGTTTTCCT TGTGTTTTCTGTGATCATATTTGCTGCCATGAATATAGGAGAATCAGCATCTTTTGCTCCTGACTTTGCCAAAGCGAAAGCAGCTGCAGGGAGAATTCTTGGCTTGTTGGAGAAGAAACCAGAGATTGACATTTacagtgaggagggagagaagccA ACGGACTTTGTCGGGGACATTGAGTTCCGAGGGATCCACTTTGCGTACCCGACCCGTCAGAACGTGAGGGTTCTCCAGGGGTTGAACGTGTCAGTGGGGCCTGGTCAGACCCTGGCCCTGGTCGGGGAGAGTGGCTGTGGTAAAAGCACCTCCATACAACTACTGGAGCGCTTCTATAGCCCTGCTGAAGGACAAGTG TTAGTGGATGGGTTGGATACTAAGACCCTGAACCTGTCGTGGCTGAGGTCTCAGCTGGGCCTGGTGTCCCAGGAGCCCATCCTGTTCGACTGCAGCATCTCAGAGAACATCCAGTACGGGGACAACAGCAGAGAGGTCTCCCAGGATGAGATAGAGGAGGCAGCCAAGAACGCCAACATCCACGACTTCATCATGGGCCTGCCAGAg aAATACAATACCAGGGTTGGGGACAAGGGGACCCAGATGTCTGGAGGTCAGAAACAGAGGATAGCCATCGCCAGAGCACTGGTCAGGCAGCCTAAAGTACTGCTGCTGGATGAAGCCACTTCCGCCCTggacacagagagtgagaag attGTCCAACAGGCTTTAGACGCCGCCCGGCAGGGCCGCACCTGCATCGTGATCGCCCACCGCCTGTCTACCATTCAGAACGCAGACCAGATAGCAGTAATTCAGTATGGTCAGGTGACAGAGCAGGGTACACATACTGACCTCATGGCTAAAGGGGGGGCTTACTATGCCCTGGTCAACGCACAGGTCAACCACTAA